A section of the Streptomyces sp. CG1 genome encodes:
- a CDS encoding isoprenylcysteine carboxylmethyltransferase family protein, whose product MALPSLFSVLGILCWVGYEVVLRRREDAAASTWQADDRDQGSTRLLIVSYLVAVVVDVSFGQASIGPLTMAVRWLGVAVLAGGLALRAWGMRTLAQYYTRTLRTVADQRVVQEGPYRLIRHPGYWGSLLVWIGYSLGLGSWPATLIVTALLTAAYVWRISAEERLLIATFGPAYTDYRSRTKRLMPFIL is encoded by the coding sequence ATGGCTCTCCCCAGTCTGTTCTCCGTGCTGGGCATCCTGTGCTGGGTCGGGTACGAGGTGGTGTTGCGCCGCCGGGAGGACGCGGCCGCGAGCACATGGCAGGCCGATGACCGGGACCAAGGTTCCACCCGGCTTCTGATCGTCTCCTATCTGGTGGCCGTCGTGGTCGACGTGTCCTTCGGTCAGGCGTCGATAGGCCCGCTGACCATGGCGGTGCGCTGGCTCGGTGTCGCCGTACTGGCCGGCGGACTGGCGCTGCGCGCCTGGGGCATGCGCACGCTGGCCCAGTACTACACGCGCACGCTGCGGACGGTCGCGGATCAGCGTGTGGTCCAGGAGGGGCCGTACAGACTCATCCGCCATCCCGGGTACTGGGGCAGCCTGCTGGTGTGGATCGGGTACTCGCTGGGCCTGGGCAGCTGGCCCGCGACCCTGATCGTGACAGCGCTGCTGACGGCGGCCTATGTCTGGCGCATCAGCGCCGAGGAGCGCCTGCTCATAGCCACTTTCGGCCCCGCGTACACGGACTACCGCAGCAGAACGAAGCGCCTGATGCCCTTCATCCTCTGA